One region of Vigna angularis cultivar LongXiaoDou No.4 chromosome 10, ASM1680809v1, whole genome shotgun sequence genomic DNA includes:
- the LOC108335957 gene encoding intracellular protein transport protein USO1 — MFRSARWRSDKNRVKAVFKLHFHATQVFQSGMDALVLSIVPGDIGKPTTKLEKAAVRDGTCRWDNPVYETVKFVQESKTGKVSDRIYHFLVSTGLPKASSIGEVSINFADYVETTKPSSVSLPIRISHCDAVLHVSIQRLQENGDRREEDECEDSKLKSDDRSSRNQLNNGDTDETTKSYSSEDVSAKAIVNRAELSSNYRTSSGSDMTLSSSDDSSGLDTPREIGTRKKNIHLNTKGFLPDPVLLHASEPQNLALNASTSMHDVHQRSHWDWSAGSEHRLSTDDATYGSHHNSLLKESCQQPSPLEIESLKAELAALARQVDVSDLELQTLRKQIMKECKRGQDLTKEIVVLKGERDAFKTECDSLKSFQKRMEEAKVRNRSQLEGGDLHALVEEIREELDYEKDLNANLRLQLKKMQESNAELVLAVQDLDEMLEQKNSHTCNHSYANDQDKISAEKKINLSKCESDDDDEEQKALDELVKEHAEAKETHILEKKIVDLYGEIEMYRRDKDELEMQMEQLALDYEILKQENHGLAYKLEQSELQDQLKMQYECSSSPSAMNDIEIHIKNLENQLKEQSEDFTNSLATIKALETHIRKLEEEMEKQAQGFEADLEAVTRDKVEQEQRAIQAEEALRKTRLRNAKTAERLQEEFRRLSTQMTTTFDANEKATMKALTEACEVRAQKRVQEEELDKVKEELESTTAEYEVKLNQLSNQVDMMKGQIQQMLLEIEDKSKQLENQKKHEEQVSRDFSNEIGLLKAEIGKHNMEISCLLVQLEDKENLKTDLEIMKKSVEEFETLLQKGTVERNELLATIELLKREAEESLNELNRIIHLKDEKETEVRVLQSELEAVRAQYNDLKHYFSKEEVEKEKLLKQVFQLKAELKKKDDALISFEKRFRESSARAQLSDGTKNILKNKKTASVPQNSKEIATLKEKIKTLEGLIQTKETTLETSTTSFLQKEKKLQTKIEELENKVEEFNRSVALQKVVQDRSFTASNEISAELTSLKERNKSMESELKEMQERYLEMSLNFAEVEGERQKLVMAVRNLKSTQKG, encoded by the exons ATGTTTCGTTCTGCGAGATGGAGGAGCGACAAGAACAGGGTCAAAGCAGTTTTCAAGCTGCACTTCCATGCCACCCAG GTGTTTCAATCTGGAATGGATGCATTGGTTCTGTCTATAGTTCCAGGGGACATTGGAAAGCCAACTACGAAATTGGAGAAAGCTGCAGTTCGAGATGGAACTTGCAGATGGGACAATCCGGTGTATGAAACTGTGAAATTTGTTCAGGAGTCTAAGACTGGGAAAGTCAGTGATAGAATATATCATTTTTTGGTTTCAACG GGTTTACCAAAAGCTAGTTCCATTGGGGAGGTTTCTATAAACTTTGCTGATTATGTGGAGACCACAAAGCCCTCCTCTGTTTCTCTTCCCATCAGGATTTCTCATTGTGATGCTGTTTTGCAT GTATCAATTCAGAGGCTGCAAGAAAACGGTGATCGAAG AGAGGAAGATGAATGCGAAGATTCCAAACTGAAATCCGACGATAGGAGCTCAAGGAACCAATTGAACAACGGCGATACGGATGAAACCACCAAAAGTTATTCTTCTGAA GATGTCTCTGCCAAAGCAATTGTCAATAGAGCTGAATTGAGTTCTAATTACAGGACATCCAGCGGCTCTGATATGACATTGTCAAGTTCTGATGACAGCTCTGGACTCGATACTCCCCGCGAAATTGGAACAAGAAAAAAGAACATCCACCTCAACACCAAAGGGTTTCTTCCAGATCCTGTTCTGCTCCATGCTTCAGAACCTCAAAACCTTGCTCTCAATGCCTCAACATCAATGCATGATGTGCATCAGAGATCACACTGGGACTGGTCAGCCGGGTCGGAGCACAGGCTAAGTACAGATGATGCAACATATGGTTCTCATCATAATTCTCTTCTAAAGGAAAGCTGCCAACAACCTTCCCCTTTAGAGATTGAAAGTCTCAAAGCTGAACTGGCTGCTTTGGCCAGGCAGGTAGATGTGTCGGACTTGGAATTACAGACCCTTAGGAAGCAAATTATGAAGGAATGCAAAAGAGGGCAGGATCTTACGAAGGAAATCGTTGTCTTGAAAGGGGAAAGGGATGCATTCAAGACAGAATGTGACAGTCTCAAGTCTTTTCAGAAACGCATGGAAGAGGCCAAAGTGAGAAATAGGTCACAGTTGGAAGGTGGAGACCTTCATGCTCTTGTTGAAGAAATAAGAGAAGAATTGGATTATGAGAAAGACCTCAATGCAAATCTCAGGTTAcagttaaagaagatgcaagaATCTAATGCCGAACTGGTTCTTGCTGTGCAGGACCTGGATGAAATGTTGGAGCAGAAAAATAGTCATACGTGTAACCATTCCTATGCAAACGACCAGGATAAAATTTCAGCGGAGAAAAAGATAAACCTCTCTAAATGTGAAtcggatgatgatgatgaagaacaGAAAGCATTGGACGAGCTGGTTAAGGAACACGCCGAAGCCAAGGAGACACACATACTGGAGAAGAAAATAGTAGACCTCTATGGTGAAATAGAGATGTACAGGAGAGACAAAGATGAGTTAGAGATGCAGATGGAACAGCTCGCACTGGACTATGAGATATTGAAGCAGGAAAACCATGGCCTTGCATATAAGCTGGAGCAAAGCGAACTGCAAGACCAGCTGAAAATGCAGTACGAATGttcatcttctccttctgcAATGAATGACATTGAAATCCACATCAAGAATCTGGAAAATCAACTAAAGGAACAATCAGAAGATTTCACAAATTCTCTGGCTACCATCAAGGCACTTGAAACCCATATCAGAAAATTGGAAGAGGAAATGGAGAAGCAAGCACAAGGATTTGAAGCTGATCTAGAAGCAGTGACGCGTGACAAAGTTGAACAAGAACAGAGAGCTATCCAAGCGGAGGAAGCTTTGCGAAAGACCAGACTGAGAAATGCTAAAACTGCTGAGAGGCTGCAAGAGGAATTCCGAAGGCTCTCCACACAAATGACCACAACATTTGATGCGAATGAGAAGGCTACCATGAAAGCATTGACAGAAGCGTGTGAAGTGCGTGCACAGAAAAGGGTACAGGAGGAAGAGCTGGATAAAGTCAAAGAAGAACTTGAGTCAACTACTGCTGAGTATGAGGTAAAACTGAACCAACTTTCCAACCAAGTAGATATGATGAAAGGGCAGATACAACAGATGTTGTTGGAAATTGAGGACAAGTCCAAGCAGCTTGAAAATCAGAAGAAGCACGAGGAACAAGTTAGTAGGGATTTCTCTAATGAGATCGGATTACTAAAAGCTGAGATTGGAAAGCATAACATGGAGATTTCATGCTTACTTGTGCAACTAGAAGATaaggaaaatttaaaaactgaTTTGGAAATTATGAAGAAATCAGTAGAGGAATTTGAGACACTTTTACAGAAAGGAACTGTGGAAAGAAATGAACTGTTGGCAACAATTGAATTGTTGAAGAGGGAGGCAGAAGAGTCACTTAATGAGCTAAACAGAATCATCCATCTCAAGGATGAAAAAGAAACTGAGGTCAGAGTCTTGCAGTCAGAGTTGGAGGCCGTCAGAGCTCAGTACAATGACCTGAAACACTATTTTTCTAAGGAAGAAGTTGAGAAAGAAAAACTGCTAAAGCAAGTTTTCCAGCTAAAGGCtgaattgaagaagaaagatgatgCTTTAATCAGCTTCGAGAAGAGGTTCAGGGAAAGTAGTGCACGCGCACAACTTAGCGATGGAACTAAAAATATTCTAAAGAACAAAAAAACTGCTTCAGTTCCTCAGAATTCAAAGGAAATAGCCACTCTgaaggagaaaataaaaacGCTTGAG GGCTTGATACAGACAAAGGAAACAACCTTGGAAACTTCAACAACTTCATTTTTGCAGAAGGAAAAGAAACTCCAGACCAAAATTGAGGAGCTGGAGAACAAGGTAGAGGAATTCAACCGAAGTGTTGCTTTGCAGAAG GTGGTTCAAGATAGAAGTTTTACAGCTTCCAATGAGATATCTGCTGAGCTAACATCGTTGAAGGAAAGAAACAAATCAATGGAAAGTGAACTTAAAGAGATGCAAGAGAGATACTTAGAAATGAGCCTCAATTTTGCGGAGGTAGAAGGTGAAAGACAAAAGCTTGTGATGGCTGTACGGAATCTCAAGAGTACCCAGAAAGGCTAA
- the LOC128194222 gene encoding disease resistance protein RUN1-like translates to MRTLKQLKYLSLRGISRIFELPSSIAKLESLLILDLKACHNLERLPDDISSMKSLTHLIMSECCLLEGMPKGIEKLTDLQVLKGFLISTSKKTPCRISDLGNLKKLKRLSINIGREAMIRDKEFESLKYFSALKHLKISWSASDPRYAKFPIYLPADLRKLHLECFPGKSLRECFPGHNYIKCFQIFNMIPRELHITGGKLEIIHDMGLLNVKILRLKYLKQLNVNIDNLEAIFYGLKYVEIIQISNHSYIEHFYD, encoded by the coding sequence ATGAGAACTCTGAAGCAgttaaaatatttgagtttgCGTGGGATATCAAGAATATTCGAGCTTCCATCCTCCATTGCTAAACTTGAGAGTCTACTAATTCTTGATCTGAAAGCATGTCATAATTTGGAAAGACTGCCTGATGATATTTCATCAATGAAAAGTCTAACACATCTGATTATGTCTGAGTGTTGCTTATTGGAAGGCATGCCAAAGGGGATTGAGAAGCTCACTGATCTCCAAGTACTCAAAGGATTTTTAATAAGCACTTCTAAAAAGACTCCTTGCAGAATATCAGACCttggaaatttgaaaaaactAAAACGACTCAGCATAAATATAGGAAGGGAGGCCATGATCAGGGATAAAGAGTTtgaaagtttgaaatatttttcagcACTTAAACATCTCAAAATATCTTGGAGTGCGTCTGACCCAAGGTATGCTAAATTTCCTATCTATTTGCCAGCAGACTTGAGAAAGTTGCATCTTGAATGTTTTCCTGGAAAAAGTTTGCGAGAATGTTTTCCTGgacataattatataaaatgttttcaaattttcaatatgATACCACGTGAGCTACATATAACTGGAGGAAAACTAGAAATTATACATGACATGGGATTGCTGAATGTGAAAATTCTGCGTTTAAAGTACCTTAAACAATTGAATGTTAACATAGACAACTTGGAAGCAATTTTTTATGGGCTGAAATATGTAGAAATTATACAAATTTCAAACCACTCATACATTGAGCACTTCTATGACTGA
- the LOC108335506 gene encoding remorin, with translation MGEEVSNKTQPELHDQHVVVDSVPPLQEKESDKPDPSNENVASPSPPFQKVEDHPAGKDAEDSVSKDVMLARVLTEKRLALIKAWEESEKTKAENRAYKKHSSVELWEDSKKASIEAELKKIEENLERKKAECVEKMKNKVAEIHRLAEEKRACVDAQKSEEFLEVEETAAKFRSRGVTPRKFFACFSA, from the exons ATGGGAGAAGAGGTCTCAAACAAAACCCAACCAGAGTTGCACGATCAACATGTTGTTGTCGACTCTGTTCctcctcttcaggaaaaagaATCAGATAAACCTGACCCTTCAAACGAGAACGTCGCTTCTCCTTCTCCACCTTTTCAAA AGGTTGAAGATCATCCTGCTGGAAAGGATGCCGAGGATTCAGTCAGCAAAG ATGTTATGCTTGCAAGAGTTTtaacagagaaaagattggctTTAATCAAAGCATGGGAGGAAAGTGAAAAGACAAAGGCAGAGAACAG GGCATACAAGAAACACTCTTCTGTTGAGTTGTGGGAGGATAGCAAGAAAGCATCAATAGAGGCAGAACTCAAGAAAATTGAG GAAAATTTGGAAAGGAAGAAGGCTGAGTGTGTtgaaaaaatgaagaataaagTTGCGGAAATTCACCGATTAGCTGAAGAGAAAAGGGCATGTGTGGATGCACAGAAGAGTGAAGAATTCCTGGAAGTAGAGGAGACAGCTGCAAAGTTTCGTAGCCGTGGAGTTACGCCAAGGAAATTCTTTGCATGCTTTAGTGCCTAA
- the LOC108334593 gene encoding transcription initiation factor IIE subunit beta, which yields MAFQEKGNRFKRQPEKNSSASNNGRTPGAVKFSNDTERLQHVNSIRKAPVGAQMKRVIDLLFETRKALTMEQINEACYVDMRANKDVFESMRKNPKIKYDGERFSYKSKHDIRDKSQLLVLVRKFPEGIAVVDLKDSYPTVMEDLQALKASREVWLLSNFDSQEDIAYPNDPKVPIKVDDDLKQLFREIELPRDMIDIERDLQKNGMKPATNTAKRRSAAQMEGISTKPKPKKKKNEITKRTKLTNAHLPELFQNLK from the exons ATGGCGTTTCAGGAAAAGGGAAACAGGTTTAAAAGGCAGCCAGAGAAGAATTCTTCGGCTTCAAACAATGGAAGAACTCCAGGTGCTGTCAAGTTCTCTAACGACACGGAAAGACTTCAACATGTTAATAGCATCCGCAAAGCACCAGTAGGGGCTCAGATGAAGCGTGTTATTGATCTCCTTTTTGAG ACCCGAAAGGCTTTAACGATGGAGCAAATAAATGAAGCGTGTTATGTGGACATGAGAGCTAATAAAGATGTTTTTGAGAGTATGAGGAAaaacccaaaaataaaatatgatggGGAAAGATTCTCTTACAAG TCCAAGCATGATATTAGGGACAAAAGTCAGCTGCTTGTCCTGGTGCGTAAGTTTCCAGAGGGTATTGCTGTTGTTGACCTAAAAGATTCTTACCCAACTGTGATGGAAGACTTGCAG GCTTTGAAAGCTTCAAGGGAGGTTTGGCTGTTATCCAACTTTGACTCACAAGAGGACATTGCCTACCCGAATGATCCTAAAGTGCCCATTAAGGTGGATGATGACCTAAAACAGCTTTTTCGGGAGATTGAATTGCCTCGTGATATGATTGACATAGAGAGGGATCTACAAAAGAACGGAATGAAGCCTGCTACTAACACTGCAAAGAGGAGGAGTGCAGCGCAAATGGAAGGCATTTCAACAAAGCCTAAAcctaagaagaagaagaatgaaatCACTAAGAGGACCAAGCTGACTAATGCCCATCTTCCGGAGCTTTTTCAGAATTTAAAATGA